A window of the Citrus sinensis cultivar Valencia sweet orange chromosome 9, DVS_A1.0, whole genome shotgun sequence genome harbors these coding sequences:
- the LOC102621218 gene encoding uncharacterized protein LOC102621218: MATVLECVAVPRASASSVFSSPAKLSSSSINSISGRRKFAEFKGLKVRPVRSFGSVSQGSSSSFRLRRGAQIVCEAQETAVEVPAVTDATWQSLVLDSGSPVLVEFWAPWCGPCRMIHPIIDELSKQYVGKLKCYKVNTDESPSIATRYGIRSIPTVMIFKNGEKKDTVIGAVPKSTLTTSIEKFL, encoded by the exons ATGGCCACCGTGCTCGAGTGCGTCGCCGTTCCTCGCGCTTCGGCTTCTTCGGTTTTCTCCTCCCCGGCTAAACTTTCGTCTTCTTCCATTAATTCGATCTCTGGCCGTCGGAAATTCGCCGAGTTCAAGGGCCTTAAGGTCAGACCTGTTCGCTCGTTCGGATCGGTGAGTCAGGGTTCGAGTTCGAGCTTCAGACTCCGTCGCGGTGCGCAAATCGTGTGCGAGGCTCAAGAAACTGCCGTTGAAG TGCCTGCTGTGACAGATGCAACATGGCAATCACTTGTTCTTGACTCTGGATCACCTGTGCTTGTTGAATTCTGGGCTCCATGGTGCGGGCCTTGCCGGATGATCCACCCTATTATTGATGAGCTATCAAAGCAATATGTGGGGAAGCTAAAATGCTATAAGGTTAATACTGATGAGAGTCCTTCAATTGCTACTAGATATGGAATTAGGAGCATCCCAACTGTCATGATATTTAAGAATGGCGAGAAGAAAGATACAGTGATTGGTGCTGTTCCTAAATCCACTTTGACCACCAGCATAGAGAAATTCTTGTAG